Proteins found in one Nostoc sp. NIES-3756 genomic segment:
- the trpA gene encoding tryptophan synthase subunit alpha, whose product MTTISERFQSLRQRQQCALIPFITAGDPDLETTAEALRILDRNGADFIELGVPYSDPLADGPVIQAAATRALQKGTKLEQVLEIVADVSPSLQAPIILFTYYNPILHRGIKSFLETIAAVGVRGLVVPDLPLEEAEELITTAASFNIEVILLVAPTSSQDRIEAIARQSQGFIYLVSVTGVTGIRSQIQDRVQHLITDLRNVTDKPIGVGFGISGTEQAHQVKEWGADAVIVGSAFVKRLAEGSPAEGLQAIEQLSKELKAAITQALQPVGSAK is encoded by the coding sequence ATGACTACAATTTCTGAACGTTTTCAATCTTTACGCCAGCGTCAACAGTGCGCTTTGATTCCTTTTATCACGGCTGGCGACCCTGATTTAGAAACTACCGCCGAAGCTTTACGCATTTTAGACCGCAATGGTGCTGATTTTATTGAATTGGGTGTTCCTTATTCTGACCCTTTGGCGGATGGGCCTGTAATTCAAGCAGCCGCAACTCGCGCATTACAAAAGGGAACTAAATTAGAACAAGTTTTAGAGATAGTGGCAGATGTTAGTCCTAGTCTGCAAGCACCGATAATATTATTTACTTACTACAACCCAATTTTGCATCGTGGGATTAAGTCATTTTTAGAAACCATTGCGGCGGTTGGGGTGCGCGGTTTGGTAGTACCAGATTTACCCTTAGAAGAAGCAGAAGAATTAATTACAACGGCTGCTAGTTTTAATATTGAAGTGATTTTGCTGGTAGCGCCTACCAGTTCTCAGGATAGAATTGAGGCGATCGCACGTCAATCACAAGGTTTCATTTACCTAGTTAGTGTAACAGGTGTTACAGGTATCCGTTCCCAAATCCAAGACCGTGTACAGCATCTAATAACAGACTTACGCAACGTTACCGATAAGCCCATTGGTGTAGGCTTTGGTATTTCTGGTACAGAACAAGCGCATCAAGTTAAAGAATGGGGTGCGGATGCAGTGATTGTTGGTAGCGCCTTCGTCAAACGTCTAGCAGAAGGTAGCCCAGCCGAAGGATTGCAAGCTATAGAACAACTTAGCAAAGAATTGAAAGCAGCGATCACACAAGCTTTACAACCAGTAGGTTCAGCCAAATAA
- the trpD gene encoding anthranilate phosphoribosyltransferase, whose protein sequence is MVAVTQTLVDNISVTSDSHDWPAILQQLLKRQSLTVAQATDLMHGWLTDTIPPVLSGAILAAIQAKGVSAEELVGMASVLQSQSADPTPHSRLVSAVEPPFPTPLIDTCGTGGDGASTFNISTAVAFVAAAAGVKVAKHGNRSASSKTGSADVLEALGINLNADPDKVQGAVDEVGITFLFAPGWHPALKTVAALRKTLKVRTIFNLLGPLVNPLRPTGQIIGVNDPLLIEEIAQALSQLGCRRAIALHGRERLDEAGLADATDLAVLQDGTVSCFTLNPQDLGLNHAPTEALAGGDVAENAEILKAVLQGKGTPAQQDVVALNTALALQVGEAIPATDIVEASVKGIAIAKEVLQSGAAWTKLEQLAEFLR, encoded by the coding sequence ATGGTAGCTGTAACTCAAACTCTAGTTGATAACATCTCTGTTACTTCTGACTCTCATGACTGGCCAGCTATCTTACAACAATTGCTCAAACGGCAATCGTTGACTGTTGCCCAAGCTACAGATTTAATGCACGGTTGGCTTACAGATACTATTCCCCCTGTCTTATCAGGAGCCATCTTAGCGGCAATTCAAGCCAAAGGCGTATCCGCAGAAGAATTAGTCGGCATGGCCAGCGTCCTACAATCTCAATCGGCTGACCCTACTCCCCACTCCCGTTTGGTGAGCGCAGTCGAACCACCATTCCCCACTCCCCTAATTGATACTTGCGGAACTGGTGGAGATGGCGCTTCCACTTTTAATATTTCTACGGCTGTCGCTTTTGTTGCGGCGGCCGCAGGGGTGAAGGTTGCCAAACATGGTAATCGTTCCGCATCGAGTAAGACTGGTTCGGCTGATGTGTTGGAAGCTTTGGGAATCAATCTCAATGCTGATCCAGATAAGGTGCAAGGGGCTGTAGATGAGGTGGGGATTACTTTCCTATTTGCTCCTGGCTGGCATCCTGCACTGAAGACAGTCGCGGCTTTACGCAAAACTCTCAAGGTGCGGACTATTTTCAACTTGCTGGGGCCTTTGGTTAATCCTTTACGTCCAACGGGGCAAATTATTGGTGTGAATGACCCGTTGTTAATTGAAGAAATCGCTCAAGCCTTATCACAGTTGGGATGTCGCCGGGCGATCGCACTCCACGGACGAGAAAGGTTAGATGAGGCTGGATTAGCAGATGCTACAGATTTAGCTGTACTTCAAGACGGAACGGTGAGTTGTTTTACTCTCAATCCTCAAGATTTAGGGTTAAACCATGCACCAACTGAAGCATTAGCTGGCGGAGATGTGGCTGAAAATGCCGAAATCTTGAAGGCTGTTCTCCAGGGTAAAGGTACTCCAGCACAGCAAGATGTAGTTGCGCTAAATACAGCCTTAGCATTGCAAGTTGGTGAAGCGATTCCGGCGACAGACATTGTAGAAGCTTCTGTCAAAGGTATCGCTATTGCTAAGGAAGTTCTACAAAGTGGTGCTGCTTGGACAAAATTAGAACAACTAGCAGAATTTTTGCGTTGA
- a CDS encoding cytochrome b/b6 domain-containing protein, with the protein MTVNIPPKTRKLPTQAIGAKIFHSVNIVSLFLMLTSGLQIYNANPVFGGRAGFHIPPIFTLGGWLAGGRHWHFAAMWLFSLNLLWYGLYILITRRWRHRFVGTNDIKALQKSQNPKRLIYAWHRIVYTSIIPTLLLALLTGIGMYKPAQFPWIVDMFGSWQALRIVHFASVPLVIIFTIIHPILGRQAGGEQLTESMFW; encoded by the coding sequence ATGACTGTCAATATTCCCCCAAAAACACGAAAATTACCAACCCAAGCCATAGGCGCAAAGATTTTTCATTCTGTAAATATCGTTAGCCTATTCCTCATGCTTACCAGTGGGTTACAAATCTATAATGCAAATCCTGTTTTTGGTGGACGCGCAGGTTTCCACATCCCACCCATATTTACTTTAGGAGGTTGGTTGGCTGGGGGTAGACATTGGCATTTTGCCGCAATGTGGTTATTTTCTTTAAATCTTTTGTGGTACGGACTTTATATTTTAATTACGCGACGTTGGCGACATCGATTTGTTGGAACCAATGACATCAAAGCATTACAAAAAAGCCAAAACCCTAAACGTTTAATTTATGCTTGGCATCGAATTGTTTATACATCCATCATTCCTACATTACTACTAGCATTACTTACAGGTATAGGGATGTATAAACCTGCTCAATTTCCTTGGATTGTTGATATGTTTGGCAGTTGGCAAGCACTGCGCATTGTACATTTTGCCTCAGTACCATTAGTAATTATATTCACAATTATTCACCCAATCTTAGGGCGACAAGCTGGGGGTGAGCAACTAACAGAGTCAATGTTTTGGTAG
- a CDS encoding molybdopterin-dependent oxidoreductase, translating into MGLIHIRHSQISRRRFLQLSGISSMSLLLGGCGTPVFEDLVGVVSQPLNQKVEELIFNPQKLVPEFSLSEVQPEALIVNSFRSTPIIDIEKYRLIVDGEVNNPLNISMAEIKNLPLTSMIIRHVCVEGWAAIVQWGGVQLREIIALAQPKSQVKYAYFKSADGYYESWDIASALHPQTLLAYEKNGAPLPVENGAPLRLASPIKLGYKQSKWVIQITLASSLPIFKGYWEDQGYEWFAGI; encoded by the coding sequence ATGGGCTTAATTCATATACGTCATTCGCAAATATCACGCCGTCGATTTTTGCAGCTATCTGGCATTTCCAGTATGAGTTTGCTACTTGGCGGCTGCGGTACACCCGTTTTTGAAGATTTAGTTGGTGTAGTTTCTCAACCACTGAACCAAAAAGTAGAGGAATTAATCTTTAATCCTCAAAAACTTGTACCAGAATTTTCATTAAGTGAAGTTCAACCAGAAGCATTAATAGTTAATAGCTTTCGTTCTACACCCATTATTGATATAGAAAAATATCGTTTAATCGTTGATGGAGAGGTGAATAATCCTTTAAATATTAGCATGGCAGAGATTAAAAATTTACCCTTAACTTCCATGATTATCCGCCATGTTTGTGTAGAGGGTTGGGCGGCAATTGTGCAATGGGGTGGTGTGCAGCTACGAGAAATTATTGCCCTAGCTCAACCTAAATCTCAGGTCAAGTATGCTTATTTTAAATCGGCTGATGGTTATTATGAAAGTTGGGATATTGCCTCAGCTTTACATCCACAAACACTTTTAGCTTATGAGAAAAATGGTGCGCCTTTACCTGTAGAAAATGGTGCGCCTTTGCGTTTAGCTTCACCGATTAAGTTGGGTTACAAGCAGAGTAAATGGGTAATTCAGATTACCTTGGCTAGTAGTTTACCTATATTTAAAGGCTATTGGGAAGATCAAGGTTATGAATGGTTTGCAGGAATTTAG
- a CDS encoding alkaline phosphatase family protein gives MQKTVILNVVGLTPELIGEHTPFLSGWQAKGKAVTIDPVLPAVTCTAQATYLTGKSPDEHGIVANGWYFRDECEVKFWRQSNKLVQAPKIWDIAKDIDPNFTCANLFWWYNMYSSVDYAVTPRPMYPADGRKLPDIYTQPEELRSQLQSQLGQFPLFNFWGPNTSILSTQWIADSAKFVDERHNPTLTLIYLPHLDYCLQKHSPDTTKVAKDLQEIDAVCSDLIQYYENRGAQVIVLSEYGITSVSKPIHINRILREHGLLTVREELGRELLDAGASIAFAVADHQLAHVYVNDPFYIPKVRSLLEDADGIAYVLDETEKPTYHLNHSRSGELVAVSQPDAWFTYYYWLDDRRAPDFARTVDIHRKPGYDPVELFIDPEIKLPPVKIASKLIQKKLGFRYLMDVIPLDASLVKGSHGCLPASPSQGPLFITQQSHLLDSPAIMATDVYQLILRHLIENIN, from the coding sequence ATGCAGAAAACAGTTATTCTCAACGTTGTAGGGTTAACACCGGAACTAATAGGTGAACATACACCATTTCTTTCAGGCTGGCAAGCTAAAGGAAAGGCTGTAACTATAGATCCAGTATTACCTGCTGTTACTTGTACAGCACAAGCAACTTATCTTACAGGTAAATCACCCGATGAACACGGAATTGTCGCCAATGGATGGTATTTCCGTGATGAGTGTGAGGTGAAATTCTGGCGACAGTCTAACAAACTAGTTCAAGCACCAAAAATTTGGGACATTGCTAAAGATATAGACCCCAACTTTACCTGTGCTAACTTATTCTGGTGGTACAATATGTACTCCTCAGTCGATTATGCCGTTACGCCACGACCGATGTATCCGGCTGATGGGAGGAAATTACCTGATATATATACTCAACCAGAAGAGTTGCGATCGCAACTCCAATCCCAACTAGGTCAATTTCCATTATTCAACTTCTGGGGGCCGAACACATCAATTCTTTCTACCCAATGGATAGCAGACTCAGCCAAGTTTGTGGATGAACGCCACAACCCAACACTCACGTTAATTTATCTACCCCATCTCGACTACTGTCTACAAAAACACAGCCCCGACACAACCAAGGTAGCCAAAGATTTACAAGAAATTGACGCGGTTTGTAGTGACTTAATTCAATACTATGAAAATCGCGGCGCACAAGTTATTGTGTTATCTGAATACGGTATTACCTCAGTCTCCAAACCCATCCATATCAACCGCATTTTGCGCGAACATGGTTTATTAACAGTTAGGGAAGAATTAGGACGAGAATTGTTAGATGCTGGTGCGAGTATTGCCTTTGCCGTAGCCGACCATCAACTAGCGCATGTTTATGTTAATGATCCATTTTACATACCCAAGGTGCGATCGCTCTTAGAAGATGCAGATGGCATTGCCTACGTTTTAGACGAAACCGAAAAGCCTACCTATCACCTCAACCATTCGCGTTCCGGTGAGTTAGTCGCAGTTTCCCAACCAGACGCTTGGTTTACCTACTATTACTGGCTAGATGACCGTCGCGCACCCGATTTTGCTAGAACTGTAGATATTCACCGCAAACCCGGTTATGACCCTGTAGAACTTTTTATCGACCCCGAAATCAAACTACCCCCAGTTAAAATCGCTTCTAAGCTTATTCAGAAAAAATTAGGTTTTCGCTATTTGATGGATGTCATTCCTTTAGACGCTTCTTTAGTTAAAGGTTCTCATGGTTGTCTTCCTGCTTCTCCTTCTCAGGGGCCGTTATTCATAACTCAACAATCTCATCTTTTGGACTCCCCTGCAATTATGGCGACTGATGTTTATCAATTAATCCTCAGACATTTGATAGAGAATATTAATTAG
- the trpC gene encoding indole-3-glycerol phosphate synthase TrpC, with amino-acid sequence MWCGNIRSQSLLVNSYWSLVHPSATLRVNSQQSTVNTMTNQITPPRHILDEIVLHKRQEVAQLQQEVSLTALQQQLETAPPVRNFLKALQENSHKPSLIAEVKKASPSRGIIRADFDPVAIAQSYQKGGAACLSVLTDEKFFQGGFNNLRLVRQQVSLPLLCKEFIIDPYQIYLARTVGADAVLLIAAILSDEELQNFLQLIHDLGMNALIEVHTLAELDRVLKLQDLRLLGINNRNLEDFTVDLKITQQLLSQRQQQIQNLDITIVSESGIYTPADLSFVAEVGARSVLVGESLVKQTDVEQATRSLLLT; translated from the coding sequence ATGTGGTGCGGAAATATACGCAGCCAATCGTTATTAGTCAATAGTTATTGGTCATTAGTCCACCCTTCGGCTACGCTCAGGGTAAACAGTCAACAGTCAACAGTCAACACTATGACTAACCAAATTACACCTCCTCGCCACATTCTCGATGAGATTGTGCTGCATAAAAGACAAGAAGTTGCTCAGTTACAACAAGAAGTATCTTTAACTGCTTTGCAACAACAGTTAGAGACTGCACCACCTGTGCGGAATTTCTTGAAAGCCTTGCAAGAAAATTCTCACAAACCTAGCTTGATTGCAGAGGTGAAGAAAGCCTCGCCCAGCCGTGGTATTATTCGGGCAGATTTTGACCCAGTAGCGATCGCTCAATCTTACCAAAAAGGTGGCGCAGCTTGTTTATCTGTCTTAACTGACGAAAAGTTCTTTCAAGGTGGTTTCAACAATTTACGACTTGTACGCCAGCAAGTTTCACTACCCCTACTATGTAAGGAGTTCATCATTGACCCTTACCAAATCTACCTTGCAAGAACAGTTGGTGCAGATGCAGTATTGTTGATTGCAGCTATCCTATCCGATGAAGAACTGCAAAACTTCCTGCAACTAATTCACGACTTGGGTATGAATGCACTTATAGAAGTCCATACCTTAGCTGAATTAGATCGAGTCCTCAAACTGCAAGACTTACGTTTGTTAGGAATTAACAACCGCAACCTGGAAGATTTTACAGTCGATTTAAAAATTACACAGCAACTTTTAAGCCAGCGCCAACAACAAATCCAAAACTTGGATATCACCATTGTCAGCGAGTCGGGAATCTATACACCTGCCGATTTATCATTTGTCGCTGAAGTTGGTGCGCGTTCTGTGTTAGTAGGAGAGTCTTTAGTTAAACAAACTGACGTTGAACAAGCAACCCGTAGTTTGTTATTAACTTAA
- the aroF gene encoding 3-deoxy-7-phosphoheptulonate synthase, whose protein sequence is MIVILKSGTPHEEVTRISQGLSEVWGVTVEKSVGKHKIILGIIGDTATIDTLQIQEFSPWIQQVMRVQKPFKRASREFRYGEPGEVIVNTPNERVHFGEHHPVVVVAGPCSVENEEMIVETAKRVKAAGAKFLRGGAYKPRTSPYAFQGHGESALDLLAAAREATGLGIITEVMDTADLAAVARVADVIQVGARNMQNFALLKKVGAQDKPVLLKRGMAATIDEWLMAAEYILASGNPNVILCERGVRTFDSKYARNTLDLAVIPILRSLTHLPIMIDPSHGTGKSEYVPPMAAAAIAAGTDALMIEVHPNPARALSDGPQSLTPERFDRLAQEMSVIGKVVGRWSQPALANAI, encoded by the coding sequence ATGATTGTCATACTTAAGAGTGGTACACCTCATGAAGAAGTTACTCGCATTAGCCAAGGCTTAAGTGAGGTTTGGGGTGTAACTGTCGAGAAAAGTGTCGGTAAACATAAAATTATTTTAGGCATCATTGGTGACACTGCTACTATAGATACGTTGCAGATTCAAGAGTTTAGCCCTTGGATTCAACAAGTAATGCGAGTGCAGAAGCCTTTCAAACGGGCTAGCCGAGAGTTTCGCTATGGTGAACCTGGTGAGGTTATTGTCAATACCCCAAATGAGCGCGTCCATTTTGGCGAACATCATCCTGTAGTGGTAGTGGCTGGGCCTTGTTCTGTTGAGAATGAGGAAATGATTGTGGAGACGGCAAAGCGGGTAAAGGCTGCTGGTGCTAAGTTTCTACGCGGTGGAGCTTACAAACCCCGGACTTCACCCTATGCTTTCCAAGGACATGGAGAAAGTGCTTTGGATTTGTTAGCGGCGGCGCGTGAAGCAACTGGTTTAGGCATCATTACTGAAGTTATGGATACTGCTGATTTAGCAGCTGTGGCGAGAGTTGCAGATGTGATTCAAGTAGGGGCGCGAAATATGCAGAACTTCGCGTTGCTGAAAAAAGTGGGCGCTCAAGATAAGCCTGTACTTCTCAAACGAGGGATGGCTGCAACTATCGATGAGTGGTTAATGGCTGCTGAATATATCCTGGCATCGGGAAACCCCAATGTAATTCTTTGTGAACGGGGTGTAAGAACTTTTGATAGTAAGTATGCGCGGAATACTTTGGATTTGGCTGTAATTCCTATTTTGCGATCGCTCACTCACCTACCCATTATGATTGACCCCAGTCATGGTACAGGTAAATCTGAATATGTACCACCAATGGCCGCAGCTGCGATCGCGGCTGGTACAGATGCTTTAATGATTGAAGTTCACCCTAACCCTGCTAGAGCTTTATCTGACGGGCCACAATCTTTAACCCCGGAAAGATTTGACCGTTTAGCACAAGAAATGTCAGTCATTGGTAAAGTTGTCGGACGTTGGAGTCAACCTGCTTTAGCTAATGCTATTTAG
- a CDS encoding anthranilate synthase has translation MIADSHDYTTFGGIHVSRFITPVKMETALEEILFYLNSQRGGLLTSSYEYPGRYKRWAIGFVNPPLELTTRENSFSITALNERGHILLPVIFERLSQSEQLQEITQNYQQITGLVKQTNQFFTEEERSKQPSTFSVIREILHIFSSQEDEHLGLYGAFGYDLVFQFEQINKHLERPQDQRDLVLYLPDQLIVVDYYQQQAFRIEYDFITEYGTTYEMPRTGESVDYRGQRLTPTQNGDHKIGEYSKLVEYALDYFRRGDLFEVVPSQNFFTPCEALPSKLFETLKQINPSPYGFIFNLGGEYIIGASPEMFVRVEGRRVETCPISGTISRGQDALDDAVQIRHLLNSHKDEAELTMCTDVDRNDKSRICEPGSVRVIGRRQIELYSHLIHTVDHVEGILRPEFDALDAFLSHTWAVTVTGAPKRAAIQFIEQHERTARRWYGGAVGYLSFNGDLNTGLILRTIRLQDSIAEVRVGATLLYDSIPQAEEQETITKAAAAFETIRRAKQTDAKIEDSSLTIISKSVPDVEPGKRVLLIDHEDSFVHTLANYIRSTGATVTTLRHGFPESLFDTERPDLVVLSPGPGRPSEFKVPEVVAACVRRQIPLFGVCLGLQGIVEAFGGELGVLNYPQHGKSSRIFVTEPNSVLFQGLPESFPVGRYHSLFALAQRLPKELKVTAISDDEVIMAIEHQTLPITAVQFHPESIMTLAGEVGLAMIKNVVRKYTQPIVISQ, from the coding sequence ATGATTGCCGATTCCCATGACTACACAACCTTTGGGGGTATCCATGTCTCTCGCTTCATCACACCAGTTAAGATGGAGACAGCCCTGGAAGAGATTCTTTTCTATTTAAACTCTCAGCGTGGTGGTTTGCTAACTAGTAGTTATGAGTATCCAGGTAGATATAAGAGATGGGCAATTGGATTTGTCAATCCACCTTTAGAATTAACTACAAGAGAAAATAGTTTCAGTATTACAGCATTAAATGAACGCGGCCATATACTTTTACCAGTAATATTTGAGCGTCTGTCCCAATCAGAACAACTCCAAGAAATTACACAAAATTATCAACAAATTACCGGATTAGTTAAACAAACAAACCAATTCTTTACAGAAGAAGAACGCAGTAAACAACCTTCAACATTTTCTGTTATCAGAGAAATACTGCATATCTTCTCTAGCCAAGAAGACGAACATTTAGGTTTATATGGTGCATTTGGTTACGATTTAGTATTCCAATTTGAGCAAATCAACAAACACCTAGAACGTCCTCAAGACCAACGAGATTTAGTTTTATATTTACCCGACCAACTGATAGTTGTAGATTACTATCAACAACAAGCATTTCGTATAGAGTATGACTTCATCACAGAGTATGGTACGACCTATGAGATGCCACGCACTGGAGAGTCTGTTGATTATCGAGGTCAACGCCTCACTCCTACACAAAATGGTGATCACAAAATAGGCGAATACTCCAAATTAGTAGAATATGCCCTCGATTATTTTCGTCGGGGTGACTTATTTGAAGTAGTTCCCAGCCAAAACTTTTTTACACCATGCGAAGCTTTACCAAGCAAACTATTTGAAACCCTAAAACAAATCAACCCCAGCCCTTACGGATTTATCTTTAACCTTGGCGGTGAATATATCATCGGTGCATCACCAGAGATGTTTGTGCGGGTGGAAGGTCGTCGTGTGGAAACCTGCCCGATTAGCGGTACTATCAGCCGAGGACAGGACGCTTTGGATGATGCTGTACAAATTCGTCACTTACTCAACTCTCACAAAGACGAAGCTGAGTTAACGATGTGTACTGATGTAGACCGCAACGATAAATCTCGAATTTGCGAACCCGGTTCAGTAAGAGTTATTGGTCGTCGTCAAATTGAATTGTATAGCCACTTAATCCATACAGTAGACCATGTAGAAGGCATACTGCGACCAGAGTTTGATGCCTTAGATGCCTTCCTCAGTCATACTTGGGCAGTAACAGTCACAGGCGCACCCAAACGGGCAGCAATTCAATTTATCGAACAGCACGAACGCACCGCCCGACGTTGGTATGGTGGTGCAGTTGGCTATCTCAGCTTTAACGGTGATTTGAACACAGGGCTAATTCTGCGAACAATCAGATTGCAAGATTCAATTGCAGAGGTGCGAGTTGGTGCAACTTTGCTATATGACTCCATACCACAAGCAGAAGAACAAGAAACCATCACCAAAGCTGCGGCTGCTTTTGAAACCATTCGCCGCGCTAAACAGACAGACGCAAAAATAGAAGATTCTAGTCTTACTATCATCAGCAAATCTGTTCCTGATGTTGAACCAGGGAAACGAGTTTTACTTATTGACCATGAAGACTCATTTGTTCATACCCTAGCTAACTACATTCGCTCTACAGGCGCAACTGTAACTACGCTCCGTCACGGCTTCCCAGAATCACTCTTTGATACAGAACGACCAGACTTAGTAGTTTTGTCTCCTGGCCCTGGTAGACCGAGTGAATTTAAAGTTCCAGAAGTCGTTGCTGCTTGCGTCCGTCGGCAAATACCCTTGTTTGGTGTGTGCTTGGGATTGCAAGGAATTGTAGAAGCCTTCGGTGGTGAATTAGGTGTATTGAACTACCCACAACACGGTAAATCCTCTAGGATTTTTGTGACAGAACCCAATTCTGTACTATTCCAAGGTTTACCCGAATCTTTTCCAGTAGGTAGATACCATTCCTTGTTTGCATTAGCGCAACGCTTACCAAAAGAACTTAAGGTGACAGCGATTTCTGATGATGAAGTCATTATGGCTATCGAACATCAGACACTTCCTATAACAGCCGTTCAGTTCCATCCAGAGTCAATCATGACTTTAGCTGGAGAAGTTGGTTTAGCGATGATTAAAAATGTGGTGCGGAAATATACGCAGCCAATCGTTATTAGTCAATAG
- the trpB gene encoding tryptophan synthase subunit beta, translating into MVSTPDIQTTARPDSLGRFGKFGGKYVPETLMPALSELETAYQKYRDDAGFQTELQGLLRDYVGRPSPLYFAERLTEHYARPDGTGAQIYLKREDLNHTGAHKINNALAQVLLAKRMGKQRIIAETGAGQHGVATATVCARFGLDCVIYMGIHDMQRQALNVFRMKLMGAEVRPVEAGTGTLKDATSEAIRDWVTNVETTHYILGSVAGPHPYPMIVRDFHAIIGKETRVQCQEKWGGLPDILLACVGGGSNAIGLFHEFVDEHSIRLIGVEAAGEGVNTEKHAATLTLGRVGVLHGAMSYVLQDDDGQVIEAHSISAGLDYPGVGPEHSYLKDLRRAEYYSVTDQEALEGFQRLSRLEGIIPALETSHAIAYLETLCPQLNGSPRIVINCSGRGDKDVQTVAKVLSY; encoded by the coding sequence GTGGTAAGCACTCCAGATATTCAGACAACTGCACGCCCCGACTCTTTAGGTAGATTTGGCAAGTTTGGCGGTAAGTATGTTCCAGAAACTTTAATGCCAGCTTTGAGTGAGTTGGAAACTGCATATCAAAAATATCGTGATGATGCTGGTTTTCAGACAGAGTTGCAAGGTTTACTCCGCGACTATGTAGGCAGACCTAGCCCTTTATACTTTGCTGAACGTCTGACAGAACATTACGCTAGACCAGATGGGACTGGGGCGCAGATTTATTTAAAGCGTGAGGACTTAAATCATACAGGCGCACATAAGATTAATAATGCTTTGGCTCAGGTGTTGTTAGCAAAACGCATGGGTAAACAGCGCATTATTGCAGAAACAGGTGCGGGACAGCACGGTGTAGCAACTGCAACTGTGTGTGCGCGTTTTGGTTTGGACTGTGTGATTTACATGGGCATCCACGATATGCAGCGCCAAGCCCTCAACGTATTTCGGATGAAGTTGATGGGGGCTGAAGTTCGTCCAGTGGAGGCTGGTACAGGAACTCTCAAAGATGCGACTTCAGAAGCTATTCGTGATTGGGTGACAAATGTAGAAACCACTCACTACATCCTGGGTTCTGTAGCTGGCCCTCATCCCTACCCCATGATTGTCCGCGACTTCCATGCCATTATCGGTAAGGAAACCCGCGTTCAGTGTCAAGAAAAATGGGGTGGTTTACCAGATATTCTTTTGGCTTGTGTGGGGGGTGGTTCCAATGCCATTGGCTTGTTCCACGAGTTTGTAGATGAGCATTCTATACGTCTGATTGGTGTGGAAGCTGCTGGTGAAGGTGTGAATACAGAGAAGCACGCCGCAACTTTAACTCTAGGTAGAGTCGGAGTTTTACACGGGGCAATGAGCTATGTTCTACAAGATGATGATGGTCAAGTTATCGAAGCACATTCAATTAGTGCGGGATTAGATTATCCAGGTGTGGGGCCAGAACATAGTTATTTGAAGGATCTCAGACGCGCTGAATATTACAGTGTAACTGACCAAGAAGCTTTAGAAGGGTTCCAAAGACTGTCACGGTTAGAAGGTATTATCCCTGCTCTAGAAACATCTCATGCGATCGCCTATTTAGAAACCCTCTGCCCACAACTAAATGGTAGTCCTCGCATCGTCATCAACTGTTCTGGCAGAGGTGACAAGGATGTGCAAACTGTGGCGAAGGTTCTTAGTTATTAA